GGAGGGACAGCAGCACCGCGTCGGCCATGTCGTCGCCGTCGCCGCACATGTTCACCTGCCCGGCGTAGCGCGGGTCCAGCAGGTCGGCCCAGCGGCGTGGCACGGGCAGGTCGCCCAGCCGCTTGCGGTCGATGAGGAAGATGTACGGGGTCAGCCCGTAGACCAGATAGCGCCCGTCCGGGTCCACGATGCCCGCCGCGTGGTGCATGGGGGTGACGCCCGCGGGCAGCGGCGCGGCGAACACGCCCGCATCGACGAAACGTTCAACGAAGCCGCGCCGGAAGAAGTCGCCGAAGCCGATGGAGGCGATGATCTGCGGCAGGCGGTCGGGGTCGGTTTCCCTGTGCAGCGGGTCGTACGGGTCCACCGAGGTGCAGCCCATGGGAATGTGCACGGCAAGGGAGTCGCCCGTGCCCGTGTGCGCGTCAGCCAGCGCGTCAAGGGCGTCCTTCACCGCCAGCTTCACCGGGCAGGGCGCGTAGAACAGCAGGTCTGCCGGGGACAGGGGCGGGGACAGGGGCGGGTGCAGGGGCGGGGACGGCGGCTGGCGGTCCTCGTCAGCCATGCGGCTCACTGACCGGATGAGGTCGTCGAGGTTTTTCATGCGGCGGCTCCTGTGTCGGAAGCGACAAAAACGGCGCGTGCGACGCGGCGTATGGCGCCATGCGACGAAAGTGTCGCGGCGCGGGGCAGGGAACCGACGACAGCAAGCGGCATGCCGCAGGCGGCATGGACACGAAGTATCAGCGTTGGGCGGCCTCGCGGCGGCGGGCCAGCACCCCCACCAGCAGGGCCAGCCCCAGCGCGGCCAGCCAGCCCAGGCGCAGGGCGTGGAATTCCAGCGCGCGGGGGGTGGGCGCGCCGGTGGGCTCGGCCTGCTCCGCCTGTCCCGCCTGTCCCACCTGTCCGGCCTGCCCGGCCACGCCTGTGCCCGGCTTTTTCGATCCCACCGCCGCCGGGGCCCATGCGCCCAGCCAGTAGTCGGTGCCGGGCACGGCCAGGGTGTAGGCCCTGCGCGCCTCGGAGCGGCCCTCGCCAAGGTCCGCCGTCCATTCGGTAAAGCCGCCACCCGAACGGGCCGTGTCCATCATGCGCTGCACGAAGCGCATCCCGTGCACGTCGGTGGCCCCGCCAAAGTCCACGCCGCCCGCGTCGGGCAGGGTGGGGGTGTGCACGTTCACCGTCCCGCGCGAAAGGAACACGTAATCCCAGTGGGCGGCACTGGTGCGCACCGGGTCCACCGCGCGCACCAGCAGTTCGCGCCGGGCGTTTTCGTCGGGCTGGGTGGCGGCCAGTTCGCCCAGCGCCTGGGCCAGCGCGGTCACCGTGGCGGCCAGGCGGCTGTCGCGGGCTTCCGTCAGCAGGGTCTGCTCGCGCGCGGCGGTGACGGCGGACAGCGGCGCCATGGTGCACTGGGCCAGGAACAGGCCTGCGGCGGCGGGCAGCAGGGCCCGGAAAAAGACTCGGCCGGACACGTGGCGCGCCAGAAACCGGCCCAGGGCGCCACACGCGGCAAGGAACATCGCCCCGGCGCGGGTGGCCAGCCTGTGGACAACTTCCAGCAACTGTTCCGGAAAGGGCGGGGGAAACGACGGCGTCGGGGAAGGGGATGGTTGGGGCATGGGGGCCTCCTGTCGGCCAGCACTGTAGCCGGGATGGGCCGCAAGGTGAAGGCTTGTCCGAGTGGCAGGTGGCAGAAAAGAAAAACTGTCTCGAAGGAGGTGGGGATGGCGGGCGGAAAAAAGCAATCGGCCCGCATCGACCCGCCCTCTGTTGCCAGAGGTGGCGGGCCGACACGGGCCGATGCGGGCCCCTTGGGGCGGAAGAATGCAGGGGAGGGCGTGTCCGGTATCCGGCGTGGCCCGGCTGATGGCGGGCCGGGCGGTGCTATTCGCCCTTCTTCTTGTGCGACGAGCGGAACCGCACCCGCATCGGGGCGTGCTCGATGCGGAACATCCTGCGCAGGGCCTTTTCCACGTAGCGGGCGTACGGCGTCTGGATGCGGTCGGCATCGTTGACGAAGAACACGAACGTGGGCGGGTTGGTCTCCGCCTGGGTCAGGTAGAAGAACTTGGGCCGCAGCCGACGCACCACCGGGGGCTGGTGGCGGGTGAGCACCTCTTCCATGGCCCGGTTGAGCTGGCCGGTGCCCACGCGCACATGGCACTCGGCGCGGACGCGCTCCGCCATGGGCAGCACGGGGCCAAGCCCCTTGCCCGACTTGGCGGACACGTACAGCAGCGGCACGTGGGGGCAGAATTCCAGCATGCCCTTGAACGAGGCCTCCAGGTCCGGCATCAGTTTGCGCGGCACCAGGTCGATCTTGTTCACCAGCACCATGAACGGCGTCTTGCGTTCGTCCAGCAGGTCCACCAGCCGCTTGTCCTGCTGGGTGACGCCTTGCAGCGCGTCGAGCACCAGCAGGGTGACGTGGGCCTTGGTGGTGCTTTTGAGCGAGGCGTTGACGCTGTAACGCTCCACCGAATCGGTGATGCGCGAGCGGCGGCGCACCCCGGCGGTGTCCACGAAGGTGATGGTCTGCTCGCCCGACTCGAAGCTGACGTCCACGCTGTCGCGGGTGGTGCCCGCCATGTCGCTGACGATCATGCGCTGCTGGCCGGTAAGGGCGTTGACCAGCGACGACTTGCCCGCGTTGGGGCGGCCCAGCATGGCCAGGCGCAGGTGGGTGGGGTCGTAGGCGGGGCCTTTGGCCTCGGCGGCGGGTTCGCCGTCTTCCGCGCCATCGGCGTCCGCGTCGCCTTCACCCTCGGGGGCATCAAGGTCGTCCGCGTCGTCGCCGTCTTCGCCGTTTGCCGCGCCTTCTTCCTCGGGCTCGTCGGGCAGCATTTCGCGCATTTCGTCTTCCAGCACGCGCACGTTGTGCCCATGCGCGGCGGAAACGGGCAGCAGCGGAAAGCCCAGGGCGTGAAATTCGGCCAGCATCTCGTCTTCGCGCTCCACGCCGTCCACCTTGTTCACCACCACCAGCACGGGCTTGCCCGCGCGGCGCAGGTGGGCGGCCAGGTGTTCGTCGAAGGGGGTCAGCCCGTCGCGGCCATCCACCACCAGGCAGATGCCCACGGCTTCGGCCATGGCGGCTTCGGCCTGGCGCAGGATTTCCGCTTCGAAGCCCCGGATGCCTTCCGGCCCCTGGGCCACGGCGGCGTGGGCGTCCAGGGTGATGCCGCCGGTATCCACGATGGCGAAGGTCTGCTTGCCGCGCGAGCGCACCTGGCCTTCCATGCGGTCGCGGGTGACGCCGGGCCGGTCGTGGGTGATGGCCCGGTTGGCACGGATGAGCCGGTTGAACAGGGTGGACTTGCCCACGTTGGGGCGGCCCACCAGCGCGATCTTGGGCAGGTGCGTGGTGACGGGCGCGGACGGGGCGGGGGGCTGGGCTATGGGCATGGCGTTCTCTGACTGTGGGATGACATGGGATGACGGGAGGGCGGCAGGGCCGCCGATGGGGCACAGCGTAGCCCGGCGGGGCGCGTCGCGCAATGCGGCACACGGGGCCGGGCGGGTGCGTGCGGAAATTTTCGATGTGCCGGTGGTTGCAGCCGGGGCGCGGGCCTTGTGCGGCATCCGCGCCGCTGCCTGGCGGGCGCGTTCACGCGTGACCGGCGAACTTTTGGCGAGATATCGGCGAGATATCAGCGAGAGTTTGGAATGACGGGCGCGTAACGGGAGTGTGCCCATTACCCCAAGCGCGCCATGATGGCAAGAACTAGATGCGAAGTGGCGCGGGGCGGCGCGGCCTGATGCCGAGTGGCGCGGGCGCCACGCAACGCCTGACCGCGGGAAGGATGGCATTCCGGCGCCATGCGTTGCACCGCCGGGCGAGTGCGGCTACATTGGCCGCCAAGGTGGCGTGGCATCGTTAGCCCGGCATGCCGTGTCGGCCCGCGCACCGCATTCCCTCCGCTCCCCGTTCGCAAGCCCGCAGGAGGCGCATCCGTGAAGCAGCTGCTTTCCACCCGCGAGGTGGCCAAGGTGCTCGGCGTCAACGAAAAGATGGTCTACAGCCTGATCACCGAAAAGGGCCTGCCCGCCACCAAGGTGACCGGCAAGTGGCTGTTCCCCGCGCATCTGGTGGAACAGTGGCTGGAAAACAACACCGTGAACCATCCGGAGCGCGCGGGCGGCACGGTGCAGCCGGGCGGCGGCGTGCTGGTGCTGGCGGGCAGCAACGACCTGCTGCTGGACAAGGCCATGGGGTTGTTCGCGGACCTGAACCCCGGCCACATCGCGGCCTTTGCCAACCTGGGCAGCATGGGCGGCCTGCGGGCCATGCGCGAGGGGCTGTGCCACATGGCGGCCAGCCACCTGATGGAGGGCGGCCCCGGCCACGCGGCGGAACCTGCCGCACCCGGCTCGGCCCCGGCGGGC
This DNA window, taken from Nitratidesulfovibrio sp. SRB-5, encodes the following:
- a CDS encoding ABC transporter substrate-binding protein, whose translation is MKNLDDLIRSVSRMADEDRQPPSPPLHPPLSPPLSPADLLFYAPCPVKLAVKDALDALADAHTGTGDSLAVHIPMGCTSVDPYDPLHRETDPDRLPQIIASIGFGDFFRRGFVERFVDAGVFAAPLPAGVTPMHHAAGIVDPDGRYLVYGLTPYIFLIDRKRLGDLPVPRRWADLLDPRYAGQVNMCGDGDDMADAVLLSLHKDFGMQGIARFAANTRGLMHSSRMARSGGAPQAGGIYILPYFFAETTRQPEHMQTVWPEDGAAASPLYMLAKRSARPRLDRLVDFFATGFGRIESARWFLPLTGPLPESLPQGAAIKWIGWDYIRATDITALRDRLNGEFRLLVKARAADAGHGPTGDAACAS
- the der gene encoding ribosome biogenesis GTPase Der, which codes for MPIAQPPAPSAPVTTHLPKIALVGRPNVGKSTLFNRLIRANRAITHDRPGVTRDRMEGQVRSRGKQTFAIVDTGGITLDAHAAVAQGPEGIRGFEAEILRQAEAAMAEAVGICLVVDGRDGLTPFDEHLAAHLRRAGKPVLVVVNKVDGVEREDEMLAEFHALGFPLLPVSAAHGHNVRVLEDEMREMLPDEPEEEGAANGEDGDDADDLDAPEGEGDADADGAEDGEPAAEAKGPAYDPTHLRLAMLGRPNAGKSSLVNALTGQQRMIVSDMAGTTRDSVDVSFESGEQTITFVDTAGVRRRSRITDSVERYSVNASLKSTTKAHVTLLVLDALQGVTQQDKRLVDLLDERKTPFMVLVNKIDLVPRKLMPDLEASFKGMLEFCPHVPLLYVSAKSGKGLGPVLPMAERVRAECHVRVGTGQLNRAMEEVLTRHQPPVVRRLRPKFFYLTQAETNPPTFVFFVNDADRIQTPYARYVEKALRRMFRIEHAPMRVRFRSSHKKKGE
- a CDS encoding cache domain-containing protein, coding for MPQPSPSPTPSFPPPFPEQLLEVVHRLATRAGAMFLAACGALGRFLARHVSGRVFFRALLPAAAGLFLAQCTMAPLSAVTAAREQTLLTEARDSRLAATVTALAQALGELAATQPDENARRELLVRAVDPVRTSAAHWDYVFLSRGTVNVHTPTLPDAGGVDFGGATDVHGMRFVQRMMDTARSGGGFTEWTADLGEGRSEARRAYTLAVPGTDYWLGAWAPAAVGSKKPGTGVAGQAGQVGQAGQAEQAEPTGAPTPRALEFHALRLGWLAALGLALLVGVLARRREAAQR